From the genome of Prevotella herbatica, one region includes:
- a CDS encoding ATP-grasp domain-containing protein, which produces MKIIAVRRDDRFSPNSVEKDRAILQAVCDRLPYDISMIDEDKLSVYDEADVYLSMARLPETLTLLKTKEDEGAVVVNSAYGVEACGRRKLDNIMCDNHIPVPPSEGNFGYWLKRGDAAAQSKSDVVYCKDRETLANKEAEFVIRGITSWIVQAHVPGDLVKFYAVKGGFFRYFYPNDDGESKFGDEKHNGDARHYAFDEKLLKTTANKVAQITGIDVYGGDAIITEDGDFYIIDFNDWPSFSRCRDIAADAIAKLTTKKNSLNIIKI; this is translated from the coding sequence ATGAAGATAATAGCTGTTAGGCGAGATGACAGGTTCTCTCCAAACTCAGTGGAGAAAGACAGGGCTATATTGCAAGCTGTATGCGACAGATTGCCGTATGATATTTCTATGATAGATGAGGACAAACTGTCTGTCTATGATGAAGCTGACGTATATCTGTCTATGGCAAGGCTTCCTGAAACATTGACTTTGTTGAAAACAAAGGAAGATGAAGGGGCTGTTGTCGTTAATTCTGCTTATGGTGTAGAAGCTTGTGGACGCAGAAAACTAGACAATATAATGTGTGACAATCATATACCAGTTCCTCCATCAGAAGGAAATTTTGGATATTGGCTCAAGCGTGGTGACGCTGCAGCTCAGTCTAAAAGTGACGTGGTTTATTGTAAAGATAGAGAAACGCTTGCCAATAAAGAGGCAGAATTCGTGATACGAGGGATAACAAGCTGGATCGTTCAGGCGCATGTGCCAGGCGACTTGGTGAAATTTTATGCTGTTAAAGGTGGCTTCTTTAGATATTTCTATCCAAACGACGACGGTGAGTCTAAGTTTGGTGATGAAAAACATAATGGTGATGCACGTCATTATGCTTTTGATGAAAAGCTTTTGAAAACCACGGCTAATAAAGTAGCACAGATTACAGGCATAGACGTGTATGGTGGAGACGCAATAATAACTGAAGACGGAGATTTTTATATAATAGATTTCAACGACTGGCCTAGCTTCTCTCGTTGCAGAGACATTGCAGCAGATGCTATTGCGAAGTTGACAACAAAGAAAAATAGTTTAAACATAATAAAAATATAA
- a CDS encoding CDP-alcohol phosphatidyltransferase family protein, translating to MSSFKELLQASFKSNDTEEWLDVHFTRPIGLVFALFWNKLNVHPNTITVLSIFLGVAAGYMFYYPDTQHNIMGVVLLMFANFCDSTDGQMARLTGKKTLIGRMLDGFSGDVWFFCIYLAIAFRLMNDNIPNTDMKWGLWIWAVIVVAGILCHSPQSSLSDYYRQIHLFFLKGKSGSELDSYEGQKKVLAELPAKGSFWARIFYSNYAKYCRSQEKRTPEFQKFFKQWNELAGKEEYNEKREQVKKEFLAGSRPLMPYTNLLTFNLRAIVCYVSCLINHPWIYPMFEIVIMSFMYIYMHSKHEKMCASLIEKLK from the coding sequence ATGAGTAGTTTTAAAGAATTGTTACAGGCATCTTTTAAGTCAAATGATACAGAAGAGTGGTTGGATGTGCATTTTACACGTCCAATAGGATTGGTATTTGCATTGTTTTGGAATAAGCTCAACGTGCATCCAAATACTATCACTGTATTATCAATATTCTTAGGCGTTGCAGCTGGTTACATGTTCTATTATCCCGATACTCAACATAATATAATGGGAGTGGTGCTGCTTATGTTTGCCAATTTCTGTGATTCTACAGACGGACAGATGGCAAGACTAACAGGCAAGAAAACATTGATTGGAAGAATGTTGGATGGATTTTCTGGCGATGTATGGTTTTTTTGTATATATTTGGCGATAGCATTCAGATTGATGAATGATAATATTCCAAACACAGATATGAAATGGGGCTTATGGATTTGGGCAGTGATAGTTGTTGCAGGTATTCTGTGCCATTCTCCACAAAGTTCTTTGTCAGATTATTATCGTCAGATACATTTGTTCTTTTTGAAAGGAAAGAGTGGAAGTGAACTGGATAGTTATGAAGGACAGAAAAAGGTGTTGGCAGAATTACCTGCAAAAGGATCATTCTGGGCACGTATCTTTTATTCAAATTATGCTAAGTATTGTCGCAGTCAGGAGAAACGTACACCGGAATTCCAAAAGTTCTTTAAACAATGGAACGAACTTGCAGGAAAAGAGGAATATAATGAAAAGAGAGAACAAGTTAAGAAAGAGTTTCTCGCTGGTTCACGTCCTCTAATGCCATATACAAACTTGCTGACATTCAATCTCAGAGCTATTGTATGCTATGTTTCATGTCTTATAAATCATCCTTGGATTTATCCGATGTTTGAGATTGTTATAATGAGCTTTATGTATATTTACATGCATAGTAAGCACGAAAAAATGTGCGCATCACTTATCGAAAAATTGAAATAA
- a CDS encoding HAD family hydrolase, whose product MIKGYIFDYGGTLDTEGDHWGKVLWHSYQRQNVPVTEEQFREAYVYGERTLGNVPIIKPDYTFYKTLDTKLRLEMEYMCSAGFWDAGEDELNRMHKAVLDDVYSEVQKVTDHSRDVLEKLNANYPMVLVSNFYGNVGVVLKEFKLDHLFLAIVESAVVGIRKPDPRIYKLGVEKLGLQPDEVVVVGDSFYKDIQPANKIGCKTIWFKGEGWTDKVYDETLPDRIITDIAQILQ is encoded by the coding sequence ATGATAAAAGGATACATATTTGACTACGGAGGTACTCTAGATACAGAGGGAGACCATTGGGGAAAGGTGCTGTGGCACTCATACCAAAGACAGAATGTGCCTGTTACAGAGGAACAGTTTCGTGAAGCTTATGTGTATGGTGAACGCACTTTGGGTAATGTGCCTATAATAAAGCCAGACTATACTTTTTACAAGACATTGGACACAAAGCTTAGACTGGAGATGGAATATATGTGCAGTGCAGGCTTTTGGGATGCAGGAGAAGATGAGTTGAATCGTATGCACAAGGCTGTACTTGATGATGTATATTCAGAAGTTCAGAAGGTTACAGATCACAGTCGTGACGTGCTTGAAAAACTTAATGCTAATTATCCAATGGTGCTTGTAAGCAATTTCTATGGCAATGTTGGCGTCGTTCTTAAAGAGTTTAAGTTAGATCATTTATTTCTTGCCATCGTAGAAAGTGCTGTTGTGGGAATTCGCAAGCCAGATCCACGTATCTATAAATTGGGTGTTGAAAAGCTTGGACTACAACCTGATGAAGTAGTTGTAGTAGGTGACAGCTTTTATAAAGATATTCAACCCGCCAATAAAATAGGTTGTAAAACGATTTGGTTTAAGGGTGAAGGATGGACAGATAAAGTATATGATGAAACATTGCCAGATAGAATAATAACAGATATTGCCCAAATATTACAATAG
- a CDS encoding DUF5686 family protein — MKGLYRTYATILLLLITSFAKAQIVGFVTDAITGDTISYPSASYKGQHIAVSGDVFGKFVIEYHNGWPLTISAVGYQSKTYNLKADQHDVLHVKLKPDTKTLKEVVVKTKRKRYSRKDNPAVELMRRVIAAKKKTDLSNHDYYQYNKYQKITLAVNDIQKADIDSGFFAKKQWLVDQIETSPYNHKLILPLSVDETVTQHIYRKNPKNEKDIIIGQQSNGINQLLETGDILNTTLKDVFTDVNLYDDQIRLLQYPFTSPIGKNAIEFYRYYIEDTVYVDHDLCYHLQFIPNNQQDFGFRGELYVLADSSLHVKRCELTIPKRSDVNFVENLNVKQEYTKLPNGEWVLSVDDMIVEMKVASFLSKILVTRTTRLSDYAFDPLPKQLFKGKAATKRESNAMMRDEAFWNQYRTVGLTKGESSMDAFIHRIEQQKGFKYIIFGVKALVENFVETGDLNHPSKVDIGPVNTMITSNFIDGLRTRLSAQTTANLNKNLFFSGYFARGWDSKKNYYEGTVTYSFNKKDYLPREFPKRTITLSSTYDIMAPSDKFVQTDKDNVFTAFKWATVDKMMFYNTQRLDFEWESEWGLKTTLGLKTEENEAAGRLFFIPLSSMNDANQTLVEQLRNLDDSQVGKYIHNGKIRTTELNLGFQLSPGRTYINTKQRRIPINLDAPVFSLNHTMGVKGLLGGDYTYNFTEAGIYKRFWMNSWGKIDMYVKAGAQWNKVPYPLLIMPAANLSYIVEDETFNLINNMEFLNDRYASLDVSWDLNGKIFNRIPLFKKLKWREYIGVKTLWGKLTDKNNPMLPQNAMDNTLMAFPEGCYVMDPNRPYVELVAGIHNIFKIMHVEYVHRCNYTGLPTAHKDGIRFMLRMTF, encoded by the coding sequence ATGAAAGGACTATACAGGACATACGCAACTATTCTGCTTTTGCTTATAACATCATTTGCAAAAGCGCAGATTGTAGGTTTTGTCACCGATGCAATAACCGGTGATACTATATCGTATCCAAGTGCTTCGTATAAAGGACAACATATTGCAGTCAGCGGTGATGTATTCGGAAAATTTGTTATCGAATACCATAACGGCTGGCCACTTACTATAAGCGCTGTGGGATATCAGTCAAAGACTTATAACCTGAAAGCTGATCAGCATGATGTGCTGCATGTGAAGTTGAAACCCGACACAAAAACATTAAAGGAAGTCGTGGTTAAGACAAAGAGAAAACGATACTCCAGAAAGGATAACCCTGCTGTAGAGTTGATGAGACGTGTGATCGCAGCAAAGAAAAAAACAGATTTGAGTAATCATGATTATTATCAGTATAATAAATATCAAAAGATTACCCTGGCTGTGAACGATATCCAAAAAGCTGATATCGACAGTGGATTCTTTGCAAAGAAGCAATGGCTTGTAGACCAGATTGAGACAAGTCCGTATAATCATAAACTGATATTGCCTTTGTCTGTTGACGAGACCGTTACACAACATATTTACAGAAAGAATCCGAAGAATGAGAAAGATATTATTATTGGTCAGCAAAGTAACGGAATAAACCAGTTGCTGGAGACAGGCGATATCCTTAATACAACATTGAAAGACGTGTTTACTGATGTCAACTTGTATGATGATCAAATACGTTTGCTTCAATATCCGTTTACAAGTCCTATTGGTAAAAATGCCATAGAATTCTACAGATATTATATTGAAGACACTGTATATGTGGATCACGACTTGTGTTATCATCTGCAATTCATACCAAACAACCAGCAGGATTTCGGATTCCGTGGCGAACTGTATGTCTTGGCTGATTCGTCATTGCATGTGAAAAGATGCGAACTAACCATACCAAAGCGCAGCGATGTGAATTTTGTGGAAAATCTTAATGTGAAACAGGAATACACAAAACTGCCAAATGGAGAATGGGTTTTGAGCGTTGATGACATGATTGTTGAGATGAAGGTCGCAAGTTTTTTGTCTAAAATACTTGTAACACGAACGACACGACTCAGTGACTATGCGTTTGATCCATTGCCGAAACAATTATTCAAAGGTAAAGCTGCCACTAAGCGAGAGTCAAACGCAATGATGCGTGATGAGGCTTTTTGGAATCAATATCGTACCGTGGGACTTACGAAAGGTGAGAGCAGTATGGATGCTTTCATACATCGTATAGAGCAGCAGAAAGGATTCAAATATATAATATTTGGTGTCAAGGCATTAGTAGAAAACTTTGTAGAAACTGGTGATCTCAATCATCCAAGTAAAGTGGATATTGGTCCGGTAAACACAATGATTACATCAAACTTTATTGACGGACTGCGTACACGTTTAAGTGCACAGACAACTGCCAATCTGAATAAGAATCTATTCTTCTCTGGATATTTTGCACGTGGTTGGGACAGTAAAAAGAACTATTATGAAGGAACTGTCACGTATTCTTTCAACAAGAAGGATTATCTGCCGAGAGAATTTCCAAAGAGAACAATAACTCTGTCTTCAACGTATGATATAATGGCACCGTCAGACAAGTTTGTTCAAACAGATAAGGATAATGTGTTTACTGCATTCAAATGGGCTACGGTAGATAAAATGATGTTCTATAATACTCAGCGACTCGATTTTGAATGGGAGTCTGAATGGGGTTTGAAAACAACTTTAGGCTTGAAAACAGAAGAGAATGAGGCGGCTGGTCGTCTGTTCTTTATACCGTTGAGTAGTATGAATGATGCTAATCAGACTCTTGTAGAACAGCTAAGAAATCTTGATGACAGTCAGGTGGGCAAGTATATCCATAACGGAAAAATACGCACGACTGAACTTAATTTGGGATTCCAACTTTCACCGGGACGTACATATATCAATACAAAACAACGTCGTATTCCTATAAATCTAGATGCACCTGTATTCTCTTTGAACCATACGATGGGAGTCAAGGGATTGCTTGGGGGCGACTACACTTATAATTTTACAGAAGCAGGTATCTATAAACGCTTTTGGATGAATAGCTGGGGAAAGATTGATATGTACGTAAAAGCAGGAGCACAGTGGAACAAAGTTCCTTATCCTTTACTTATAATGCCGGCTGCCAACTTGAGTTATATTGTTGAGGATGAAACCTTCAATTTGATAAACAATATGGAATTCCTGAATGACCGTTATGCGAGTCTTGACGTGAGTTGGGACCTTAATGGAAAGATTTTTAACAGAATTCCTCTATTTAAGAAATTGAAATGGCGTGAGTATATAGGTGTAAAGACTCTATGGGGAAAACTTACAGACAAGAATAATCCTATGTTGCCACAGAATGCAATGGACAATACACTGATGGCTTTCCCAGAAGGATGTTATGTAATGGATCCTAATAGACCATACGTGGAACTTGTTGCTGGAATACATAATATCTTTAAGATAATGCATGTGGAATATGTACATAGATGCAATTACACCGGACTTCCTACTGCACATAAAGATGGAATAAGGTTTATGCTAAGAATGACATTCTAG